A portion of the bacterium genome contains these proteins:
- the nusB gene encoding transcription antitermination factor NusB: MGSRRAARELALQALYQEDMLGDDAQSGRALSLFWRHFEHENAEVQRFARELVEGVREHLAEVDALVAASSEHWKLPRLSKVDLNLLRLATWEMIGRPEIPTPVTINEAVEIARRFGSEESPAFVNGVLDQVAQQLAARRAASSEGPGGGGAE; encoded by the coding sequence CGCCGCCCGCGAGCTCGCCCTCCAGGCCCTCTACCAGGAGGACATGCTGGGCGACGACGCTCAGTCGGGGCGAGCCCTGTCGCTCTTCTGGCGGCACTTCGAGCACGAGAACGCGGAGGTCCAGCGTTTCGCGCGCGAGCTGGTCGAAGGCGTGCGCGAGCACCTGGCCGAGGTCGACGCGCTGGTCGCCGCGAGCAGCGAGCACTGGAAGCTGCCGCGGCTCTCGAAGGTCGATCTCAACCTCCTGCGGCTCGCCACCTGGGAGATGATCGGCCGGCCGGAGATCCCGACGCCGGTGACGATCAACGAGGCGGTGGAGATCGCGCGCCGCTTCGGCAGCGAGGAGTCGCCGGCGTTCGTGAACGGCGTCCTCGACCAGGTGGCGCAGCAGCTCGCGGCGCGGCGCGCGGCCAGCAGCGAGGGGCCGGGTGGTGGTGGAGCGGAATGA